TTTCAACATGTACAGTGATTGGCCAAACAGACCTCACGCGACACTGCCGCCACCTGGTGCGGAAAAACTGTAACCTTAACAGAGAAGTGCAGAGAGATAGAGTTAATTAGAACTAAATTGTGATACTTAGTTTTGGGTAACATTGGACCATACATATCTTACTTCTATGAGTTCTAAGGGTGCTTACATAAAGATACAAGTCTGTACAGGTAGGTACCGGTCGGCACAggtataatatttcaatataatctaTTCACTCACTTATAAAGAAACCGAAGGCTTAccttacttaacccagtccttagcaattgtttaccgaacaaaatcgttactaaggaatagttcaagtaatcattaaatgtttctgagtgcggcagttgatacgagttttttttttaagtttaacgagatcgaaacgttactgCGTTCAGCATTCTattcccttagtatgagttcaagccggccaatcagagcaccgaacgcgctctcgtttcgattactttaaacgtaaagcaaacttatactaagcgTACTGATTGGTTAGATCGTTGGTGCCGATTAGCCAATCGgagtctcgtttcgatctcgttaaacaaactcgtaccaaGCCCTCAGGTAACAAGTGCGGCTGTTTAAATGGCTATGGGTCAATGTTACACCTAATCCCGAGTcacttatatttatatgtatccCCTATCGACGCAGTGTTTCACGTTGTTTGCCTCCCGGAGTCGCCCCTCCTTGGTTTTGAACGGCTCCACCTGCCATACATCTTCTATGTTCATTTGTTTGTCGCCCTGAAACACAAATTATCAGGAATTAGTACACAATCGTATTAAATACTCTGGTGTCAAGATTGCTCACTAAGATTTGGGGTATTGGCAAAAGAGTATAGAATAATTAAGCAACttaactgccttgttggtcgagtggtcgcaagtgcgattccTGGTCAGGCAAGTagtactgggctattttcggttttttgaaaaatttctcagtaatagcatggtGTGTGGAATTGCGCCCGGTATATATTtaatcacatgggacttataacacaaatggtaaaaagagATTGTGCATTATACAGATGCATTACGTGTCGTagtatgcacctctgcctatgccaataaaagaaaaaggcgtaacgatacaaCATAATATCGCGCAACTTGTGTTGCTAAATTTCACGGGCAGATTAACAGGTTGATCATTATAATGAAATCTGTGAATAACGCCTAGGTAACCTATACTATTGACACAGAATGTACTAGTGAAGCCATGTTTTCAAAGTCATCGATTTTTAGTTCCTGCTGTCATCGCATTAGACTCGTTTTCGCCAAGCTATACGtagatacatataaataaaaactttaattaccTTCATCTCCATATTAACAGCATCTTCAGGCGCCAAGATAATAAAAGGCGTCGACTCAAAACTGAAAGCCAATCCAAAGTACGAATACTTTTTCACCTCACTTATAAAGAGATCCCAAGGATACACCTTGTCTGGATCACTACCCAGATCCCTTATCTGAGTAGACAGAATCTCATAGTAATACTTTAGCAAGTCGTCATAATGTTTCTCCCTCAAATCTTCGGTCGTACAAGCATATATAACGAAAGATATATCAAGAACAGGAGTAGCACACCGAGCTAATTGGAAGTCAATAATTTTCGCGTCCACTGGACTTCCTTCCACATACTTATAAAGAAAGTTATTCGTCCACGAATCCCCATGGGATATAACAGCAGTTTCATCAGTCTTTGTCGCAGCATCTATCATATTCTGGTACCTTTCTGGTACCGCAAACTCCTTAATCTTCTCCACATAAATGGAGTCAGGGTATTCTTTCTCTACCGCATCGATAGCTACGCCTGAAATCCTCTTCCAAAATCTCGAGTACCAATCCCATAAACGGTCATGGTAATAGACTTCTGTAAGCTGAGTCTTTAGCTTCCCAAATACTTCTGGTTTCTGGTCTTTCAGAGCGAAGGAGAGGGCGTGGAACTGCGCTAGTATTTTGAAAGTCAACTTGCAATGCTGTAAATCAATACCTTCTTGCCTCACTGCGGTTCCAAACTGATATAGGCTCACGTCCTCTAAGCAAA
This genomic interval from Spodoptera frugiperda isolate SF20-4 chromosome 14, AGI-APGP_CSIRO_Sfru_2.0, whole genome shotgun sequence contains the following:
- the LOC118279355 gene encoding uncharacterized protein LOC118279355, translated to MSEDYSTLTNVSPVLTNERLSAALSDWFKRPFTFTHWEYVSETGKGDSYLSELIRIRIHGTDEDNVANHVQVILKTIPKSIARRLTFRSHEFFKNEITFYEKILPALLDFQSTKNVKDPFDKYTKMFFAFCDGTNDVLCLEDVSLYQFGTAVRQEGIDLQHCKLTFKILAQFHALSFALKDQKPEVFGKLKTQLTEVYYHDRLWDWYSRFWKRISGVAIDAVEKEYPDSIYVEKIKEFAVPERYQNMIDAATKTDETAVISHGDSWTNNFLYKYVEGSPVDAKIIDFQLARCATPVLDISFVIYACTTEDLREKHYDDLLKYYYEILSTQIRDLGSDPDKVYPWDLFISEVKKYSYFGLAFSFESTPFIILAPEDAVNMEMKGDKQMNIEDVWQVEPFKTKEGRLREANNVKHCVDRGYI